Genomic window (Synechococcus sp. LA31):
CTGACTGGTGAGTCGATTACCGCGGTCAAGGCCGCTGCCATCCACCACATTCACCCCTGCCATCGGTAGCCCTTGAGTCGACAGCCATTGCATGGCGACCTGACGAGCCTGATTGAGGTCCCAGTTCCGCGTGCCTTGGCGTAACAACACCTCTGAGGTGAAGTTGTGGCTGTCCGTGTTCGCCAGGCTGAGCAGGCCATGCATGCCAACGGAGCGCTCCTCATGCAGGAGGGTGGCGCTCTCGGTGTTGGCGGTGGTCACCGGCACCAACCGAATGGCGGCACTACCGCCCTGGCGCTTGATCTCTCGGCCCAGCAGGGTTTGTAGACGCCCGGGCGGATTGCTAACCGCCATGTCGAGCGCATTGCTGGTCAACGCGAGACGTGTGATCGGGGCGCCATAGGCCTCAGCCCGGTCGGCCCAGTGCCACCCCTGCGGCCACCAGCGCTGCTTGGGCTCCTCCACCAGCTGGATCGTCACCGGTCCGCCTGGCGCTGCGCTGCTGCCGCCGGAACCAAGAGCCAACTTGGCGAAGCGTTGCAGCTGAGCCAGGTTGAGGTCGGGATCACCCTCGCCAGTGATCTGCAGTGAGCCATCGGTCTGGCGCCAAAGCCGCGTGGTGAGGCGGTAATCAGGCCCCAGCCGATCGAGAGCAATCGCCGTACTGATCAGTTTTTGGTTCGACGCTGGAATGCGGGCCCGGGTGCCATTCACGTCCGCCAGCAGACGCCCCCTGGCATCGGCCACACTGATGCTCCACACCCCAGATTCACCACCCACCGCTGCGCGAATGCGTTGCTGCAGCGCTGGGCAGCTCACGTGGGGTTGTAATTGGGGCAGCCCTACAGGGGGCGGAGCCACAGGCAGTGAGCTCGCCGCCACTGTTGGGATCGTGGGATCCACCTGCTCCAGGGCCTGGAGTGGCAGATGGAAGGCCAGGGGCAACACCGCCCCAGAGGCCATGACGCAGGCCGTCTGCCGCACCTCAGGATGCTCCCACTTGCAGGCCGGTCACCGAGCCGTTGACACGGAAAGTTGAGCCCTCAAGTTCCACCGGGGCGCCGATCTTCAGGTTCTGGTTACCGAAGACCACACCATCGGCCCCCTTGCGCCCCTCTCCTTTAAGCACGAAGCGCACATCGAGGCTGGGGAACTGGTCTTGGTTGGGATCCACAGCGCTCACCACCCGGCCGTCAGGCAGCACCGCTGATAAGCGGCGCTGTAAGGGGATCACCTGCTCCACGGGCACGCTCCCGTGCGGTTGATTGCGAATCACAATTGCCACCTTGCCGGCATCGCGGGCTGCATCCACCACGCTGGCGGGGTTGGCCACCGGCACACCCCGCACATCAACCATCACGGTCACTGGCACCAAGCCTCCAGTGGCCCGGGCCACGGTGCCGCTCAGCTTCGGGCTCCACACAACCCCCGCGGCCGCCAGCAACACCGCCGCGGCAGCTCCCGCATCCACCAAGGAGAAACGACGCGACGATCCGGCCATGGGGCAACAGCAGACACCGAACTGTAAAGAGCGTGTTCGGTCCGCACAAGCTCAGCGGGCTGCCTCTTCCAGGGCCTCCAGCTGGGCCTCTCGGTCGGGGCGGGTTTCGAAACTGCAGACATGGCGATAGCCATCGGGATCACACCGGTAGAACTGCCAGTCGTCTGGATAGGTGCGGCGCAGAGCACCTTCAGCCGTCGGGATCAATCCATAGGCCGCCTGCCATTCCGAGAGAAAGCCCTTGCGACGTTCACGGGCCACGGTGCCGATCCCAATCGCGGCGTCTTCGAGGCGGCCATTGATCATCACCAGCGAGCCGCGATGCTGCGCGCAGAGGGATTCCACCTGCTCGTAGTCGGCGGGAGTAGGCGCAGCCAACAACACCAAACCATCGCTGCCGCCATCGGCCTGTTGCAGCCGCAGTAGATCTCCCAGACCGAGCAATTGCGAAGCTTGCTCAGGTGCATCCCGCTTGGCTAATGCCGTTGCACCAGCATCAGGAAAGAGCAGGCGGGCTTCCGGATGAGCGGGGGTAAGGGCCGCCAGCTGCCGCAGGGCCACCGGCAGGATGCGCAAGCCCTCAAAGCGCATCTCCACAGTCCAGAGACCCTTGGTCTGGCTGGCCAGGGCCGCCTGCACGGCTGCATGGGCCTCGGTTTCGGCGCTGCGCAGGTCGGCGGGGAGCATTGCGGTGGAGCGTTTGCGGCGACCCTAAAGCGCAGCTCGGGCCCGCTCGAGTGCAGCGGGGAACTGCTCCAACAGCTCCGCACCGTGCCATGGGCCCAGACTGACGCGCAAACCCGAGGCGGCAGCAGCAGGGCCGTAGCCCATCGCTGCAAGGACTGGGCTGGCGGGAGAGCCGCTGCTGCTGCAGGCCGATCCACTGCTGCAAGCAAAACCCTGCCGCCAAAGGGCTCCCACCAGCTGCCGCCCGGCGAGCCAATCGCCGCCTGGATGTCTCACAAGCAAGCTGAGGTGATGGGGGAGGCGATCTGCCCACCCCGATTGGATTGGATTGGGGCCGCTCAACTCCAAGCCAGGCTGTTCCAAGAGGCGCATCAGCAACTGATCGCGCCAGTGCCTCGCCGGGTCGTTGCCGCCGTGAGCATCCAGCCGCTGCTGACAGAGGCGGAGGGCAGCCTCAAACCCTGCAACCAGCGCAACGGGTTCCGTGCCCGCCCGCAGGCCCCCTTCCTGGCCTCCCCCCCCGATGCAGGCCTGTAGCTTCACCCCTTCAGCCACCAGCAGAGCCCCCACTCCACGGGGTCCCTGAATTTTGTGCGCCGCCAGGCTGAGCAGATCCACCGGAAGCAGGTCCATCGCAATGGGCCGGTGGCCAAGGATCTGCACCGCATCCACATGCAACAAAACACCGGCTTGGCGGCACAGACCGCCAATGGCCTCAATGGCTTGAACGGTGCCGACCTCGCTCTGACCCCAGATCACCGATACCAAGCGCGTGGGAGGTTCCAGCCAGCGCTGCAGCTCCTGCAAATCGAGACTGCCCTCGCGATTCACCGGCAGCAGCTGGAGCTGCCAACCACGCCGCTGCAAGGCCTCTGCAGCCGCCCGCGTGGCGGGGTGCTCCACAGCGGAGATCAACAACCGCGGTCGCGCTGCCCCACCCTCCAGGGTTGGTGCAGCGCCTAGAAGAGCCAGATGGATGGCTTCACTCCCTCCTGACGTGATCACTAGCCGGGACTGCCTGCAGCCCAGGAGCTCGCCAAGGCCCTGCCGTGCACGCTCCAGCTGCTCAGCTGCCGCAAGGCCGAAACCATGCAGGCTGGAGGGATTGCCCCAGGCCTCGGCCTGCACAGCTGCCATGGCTGCTGCCACCTCGCTGGCTACGGGTGTTGTGGCACAGCAGTCGAGATAACCGGAGAGCGGCAGTGGCGCCATGGCGCTCAGCCGCTGAGGCCGGTGTCGCGCTCAAAGCGGGCGCGGGTGCGCGATTCGAGCGAGTTGGTGGCCAGCGAGACCAGATCATCCAAAGAACTGCCGCTCAGCAGAGCCTCCACGCGGGCACGGGCCTCTGCGCTAGGGCAGTGCTCCGGTCGGATGCAGCCGTTGGTGCACACCGTGGCGCAGTCGATCTCCGGTTCGACCTGCTGTTGGCTGGCAGCGGGGGTGGGAGCTACGGAATCCAGACGAGGAGCCTGAGTGCTGGCTTGCTGGCGAGCATCAGCCACGGCGCGGGGATCGGGAATCAAGCCGTCAAACACGTGCTCAGCAGGGCCATCCATGAACACCTTGCTGCTGCCCGCATCCCAATGGATCTGCAGTGGCCCCCCCGGCAAATCGAGGCGGGCCTGGCGCTGACAAAGTCCAAGGCTGTGGCAAGCCACCAGCGTGGCGCAGGCTCCTGTGCCGCAGGCCAGGGTGGGGCCCGCGCCGCGTTCCCACACCCGCATCACCAGATGATCCGGGGCCATCACCTGCACGAAGTGCACGTTGGTTTTGGCGGGGAAGGCCGGATGCCGCTCCAGCAGCGCCCCGAAGCGCTCCAAGTCGATTTCGTCCACAAGCGGCACCGGAATCACCACGTGGGGATTACCCATGCCTGCGGCAGCAACGGCAAACACCTCTCCATCCACCTGCAACTCGCCCTGAGGAAGACCCGCAGATCCCAGCTCAAGGGTGGTGGGCACCTGCTCGGGTTGAAGGAATGGGGCGCCCATGTCCACCCGGATGGTGCCATCGGGCAACAGCTCGGGCACGATTCGGCCCGCCAGCGTGTCGATCTGCCACGTGCGACCGGCCCCATCGCCATCGCGATCCGCCAGGAAACGCGCCAGGCAGCGGATGCCGTTGCCACACATCTCCGGCTCGGTGCCATCGGCGTTGAAGATGCGCATGCGCAGTTCTCCACCGTTGTTAGGGGGCAGCGCCAGGATCACGCCGTCGCCGCCGACACCGAAGCGGCGGTCGCAGAGCTCAACCACCAGAGCAGGTGTGAGGCCAAACACGAACTCCGAGTCGGTGGCGCTGCGGCCATCCAGCATCAGAAAGTCGTTCCCAAGACCCTGGTACTTGCTGAAGCTCAGTTCACCCTGGAGGTTGTTGAACTGGCTCTTGCTGGGGGACGACACGCGCGGCAGCCTGCCTGAGCAGGCATGAGGTTGAGGTCGATCCTATGGGGAGCAGCATGGAGAACCGAGGCTCCCTGTTCGACACCTCGCAGCCTGGAATCCGTCTGCTGCAGAGCTGGATCCGCAGCCGCACCAACCTGGCCGTGCAGTTGCTCGATGGCAGCAGCGTGAACGGGATCCCGCGTTGGGTGGATAACGAGTATTTAGCGCTCGAGCCTGAAGCGGGTGGTGAATTGCTGCTGGTGGCCCGCCAGGCCATGGCCCTGATCCGGCCGTTGTTGTCATAGAGCTGTGGGAGCATCGCCCACAAGCCCCCACTCGACCCCAGCCCGTCCGTGAGCGAGAGCAGCCGCTACCAACCCCAGTCGATCGAAACCGGCTGGCAGCATGCCTGGCGAGATAACGGCCTGCATGACACCCCTGCTCTGCAGGACGGCGATGAAGCGTTTTATGCGCTGTCGATGTTCCCCTACCCCTCGGGGAATCTGCACATGGGCCATGTGCGCAACTACGTGATCACCGATGTGGTGGCACGGGTGCAGCGGCTGCGCGGCAAAAAGGTCTTGCATCCGATGGGCTGGGATGCCTTCGGGCTGCCCGCCGAAAACGCCGCCATTGAACGGGGTGTGGATCCCGGCGGCTGGACCGACCAGAACATCGCCTCGATGCGGGAGCAGTTGAACCAGCTCGGGCTTTCGATCGACTGGGATCGCGAAGTGGCCACCTGCCACGCCGACTACTACCGCTGGACCCAGTGGCTGTTCCTGCAATTCCTGGAGGCGGGCCTCGCCTATCAAAAGGACGCGACGGTCAACTGGGATCCGATCGACCAGACCGTGCTCGCCAATGAGCAGGTGGATAGCGAGGGCCGCTCCTGGCGCTCCGGTGCCCTGGTGGAAAAGCGCAAGCTGCGCCAGTGGTTCCTCAAGATCACCGACTACGCCCAGCAACTGCTCGACGACCTCAACCAACTCGAAGGTTGGCCCGAGCGGGTGCGCACGATGCAGGCCAACTGGATCGGCCGCAGCAGCGGCGCTGAACTGCAGTTCACGGTGGTGGATGACGCCGGCAATGACTCGGCCGAGCGCATCACTGTGTTCACCACACGACCCGACACGATCTTCGGGGCGTCGTACGTGGTGCTGGCCCCGGAACACCCACTGGTGGTGCAGCTCACCACAGCCGAGCAGCAGATCGCGGTGGAGGCATTCTGCGATATAGTCTCACGCCAGAGTGAGCAGGAGCGCACCGCCGACGACAAGCCCAAGCGCGGCGTGCCGATCGGTGCCCAGGTGCGTAACCCCGCCTCTGGTGAGCTGATCCCGATCTGGATCGCCGATTACGTGCTCGCCGAGTACGGCACCGGCGCGGTGATGGGTGTGCCCGCCCACGATCAGCGCGACTTCCTGTTCGCCCGCCAGTACGAACTGCCGGTGCAGCAGGTGATCATTCCCGAGGGCAGCGATGAGCACGCCTTTGAGGGCGGCGCCTGGACCGAAGGGGGCGTGCTGATCCACTCCGGTCGATTCGATGGTCTGCCCAATGGCCAAGCCAAGCAGGCCGTGACCGCCGCCGCTGCAGCGGAGGGCTGGGGTCAGGAGAAGATCCAATTCCGACTGCGCGACTGGCTGATTTCACGCCAGCGCTACTGGGGCTGCCCGATTCCGGTGATCCACTGCGATAGCTGCGGTGTGGTGCCCGTACCCGCCGAGCAGCTCCCTGTAGAGCTGCCCCGCGATGTGGCCTTCAGCGGCAAAGGTGCCTCACCCTTGGCACAGCTCGAGAGCTGGGTGAATGTGAGCTGCCCTTGCTGTGGCAAGCCCGCCAAGCGCGAGACCGACACCATGGACACGTTCATGTGCTCCAGCTGGTATTTCCTTCGCTACAGCGACGCCAAGAACAGCCAGCTCCCATTCAGCAAAGAGGCAGTGAACAGCTGGCTGCCGGTGAATCAGTACGTCGGTGGAATCGAGCACGCCATCCTGCACCTGCTCTACTCGCGCTTCTTCACCAAAGTGCTGCGCGATCGCGGTCTGCTCAGCTTCGATGAACCCTTCACCCGCCTGCTCACCCAGGGCATGGTGCAAGGCATCACCTACAAGAACCCCCACACCGGCAAATACATCGCTCCAGCAGATGTGGCCGATCCCACCGATCCCCGTGATCCGCTGACCAGCGACGTACTGGAGACATTCTTCGAGAAGATGTCGAAGTCGAAGTACAACGGCGTCGATCCCGCCGTGGTGATCGACAAATACGGCGCCGATACCGCCCGCATGTTCATCCTGTTCAAGGCACCGCCCGAGAAGGATCTTGAGTGGGATGACGCCGACGTGGAAGGCCAATTCCGCTTCCTGCAGCGCCTCTGGCGTCTTGTGGACAGTGCCTGCGATCGCGGCCTGAGCCTTGCCGCAGGGGCCGGCAACGCAGAAGCCGTGGCTCAAGCTCAGTCCGAGGCAAGTGCTTCTGGTGGCCTGAAGCCCGATGAACAGGAGTTGCGCCGTGCCGTGCACACGGCGATCACGGAAATCAGCGACGACCTTGATGGCGACTATCAGTTCAACACCGCCGTGTCGGAGCTGATGAAGCTCAGCAATGCCATGAGCAGCCACCTCGAGGGCAGCGCTGAGGTGTTTGCCTGCGAAGCCCTGCGCACCCTGCTGATCCTGTTGGCCCCCTTCGCCCCCCACCTGGCCGAGGAGCTGTGGCTCAAGCTCGGCGGCCGCAACAGCGGCGATTCCCTAGCCGGCAGCAGCATCCATGCGCAGCGCTGGCCCGTGGCCGATGCCTCAGCTCTGGTGCGCGACACCGTACCGCTGGTGATTCAGATCAAGGGCAAGGTGCGCGGCAACCTGGAGGTGCCGGCTGACGCCGACAAAGCCTCTCTCGAAAAGCTTGCGCTTGAAAGCGATATCGCCGCCAAGTGGCTGGAGGGCAAAGCCCCGAGCCGCGTGATCGTGGTGCCCGGCAAGCTGGTGAATTTGGTGCCCTGATCAAGGCTGGCCAGCCTTGGGTAACCACGCCCTGCGCTCTCCACCTCTGGATATCCATGGATATCTAGAGGTGGACAGTGCATCAGTGCTGAAAAGGGCCAAACCCTTACGCCTTTGAGGGCCGCGGGTGATTGGTGCCGATCGCTCAGTCGTGGATAAACACCAGCGACTCGGGTTGTCCCCAATCGCCACGCGCGTCGATGTGTCGGCGGTTGGCGCAGAGGTGGCGCAGAATCCAGTAAAGCGGCTCTGCTGATGGGAGCCCCATCAGCGTCTGCAACTCGGCCAGGGTGTGCTCGCGCTTGTCGGCCATGGCCTGCTCTAGGCGTGCCTGCAGATCGAGAAGGGCCGCTGCCGCCTTCTTGCCAGCCTCCACGCCGGGTTGGTGGTAGGCGTTGATGTTCACCAGCTCGCCGTAGTAGCCCACGGCACGCTCGAACAGGGCGATCAGCGCACCCAGGCTGCGTGCGTCGAGCTTCTGCATCGTGATGCTCAGGTTGAAGCGCCCCTCCTCGGTGAGGGCGGAGCGGGTGCCCTGCAGGAAGCCATCGAGGAAATCGCCGGGATTTTCACCCTCCAGCGGCGGGATGTCGCCGGGATCTTCAAGCACCTCGATGAAGGTGACGAAGTAGTTGTCGACGCCGTCGCGCAGCTGCTGTACGTAGGCATGTTGGTCAGTGGAGCCCTTATTGCCGTAGACGGCAATGCCCTGGTGCACGACGTTGCCCTGGCGATCAAGCTTCTTGCCAAGGCTCTCCATCACAAGCTGCTGCAGGTAGCGGCTAAACACCTCCAGCCGGTCGCGGTAGGGAAGCACCACCATGTCGCGCTGGCCCCGGCCACCACCGGCGTGGAACCAGGCAGCCGCCAGCAGGGCAGCCGGGTTGGTGTCGAGGCTGGTGGCTGCACGGGTCACCGCATCCATTTCGGCGGCCCCAGCCAGAAATGCGCGGGTGTCGGAGCCAATCAACACACCGGGCAGCAGACCCACCGCACTGGTGATGCTGGTGCGACCACCCACCCAATCGAACATGTCGAAGCGAGCCAGCCAATCCCCCTGCTCTGCCTCCTGATCCAGGCGACTGCCGAGCATCGTGACGGCGACGGCCTGTTTGATCCAGGTGCCACCAGCAGCCTCCACAGCGCGGCGTGCCTGCAGCATGCCGATATGGGGCTCTGGTGTTCCGCCAGATTTGCTCACCACGATCACCAGCGTGGTCTTGAGCCGATCACCCAGGGAAGCAAGGGTGCGGCGCATGCCGTCGGGATCGACGTTGTCGAAAAAATGGAAAGGAAGGCCTGAGCCAGGATCCTGCAGTGCACGGATCATCAGCAGTGGGCCCAAGCCAGAGCCGCCGATGCCGATCCAAAGCACATCGGTGAAACGAGATCCAGTTGCCGACGTGATGGCACCACTCAGCACCTGCTGCCCAAAAGACTCGATTCGATCGATCTCCGCCTGAATGTGGGCGCCGCTGGCGGGATCTGGTGCCAGCTGCGGATGACGCAGCCAGTAATGACCCACCTGGCGTTGCTCATCGGCATTGGCGATGGCACCTCCCTCCAGCGCGGCCATGGCCTGAAAGGCTTCCTTGAAGCGCGGCCTCAGGCTGCTCAGCACAGACTCATCGAGACCCATGCGGCTCACATCCAGCCAGAAGCCAAGGCTCGGGTTGTGCCAGAGCTGAGAGCAGAACCGCTGCCACTGGCTATGGGCATCAACGCCGGGAGCGGAAGCGGTTGGAGTCATGGGGCCGGGTCAAACGGTCTCTTGGCGAACCTATCGGTGAAACCCAGACAGGCAAACCCCTTTGGCGGGGCTTGTCCCGGAAATTCCGAGACGGGTCCGCGACTGTGAGGACAATCACACAACGGCAGGTTGCCCGACCAGACGATTTCGACCTTCCTTCGTAAGCTTTGGTTAACAGATGAGCTTGCCCTGGCGCACCGCCTCCGCTACCGCAGCACCCGCACGGCCTTGCTGGCCGCTGGTGTCGGCCTCTGTCTGTTGAGCCTCGGTGGCACCAATTGGATTGCTCACAAGCGTTCACTGCTCCAGCCTCAGCCCGATAGCCCCCTCAGCAGCTCTGCCGAAGCGGATCCCACCACCTTCACAGCTGAAGAACTGCAGCAACTCCAACGTCGCTTTGGCGTGCACGGTCCTCAGCCCAAGCTGGCCCAGCTGTTTACCCGCGGTGTTGATCAGCTCACGCCTCTGCGCAACCACACCGTGAACAGACTGGACGCTCTTCGTCCAGTGGTGCTTCGTGAGAGCCGTCGCACGGGGATCAACCCAATGCTGTTGGCGGCCATTCTGTTCGATGAGATGCAGCACGCCAAACCAGGCGAAGACATCCCCCTAGCAGCCCATTCCGGACTCTTCAGCACCCATGGCCCTGCTCAACTCGGCCTGAGTGAGATGGTGAAGCAGGGTCTTCTTCGCGAGGATGCAAGCCCCGAAGAACTGGCGGATGCACGCAACCAGTTGCTGAATCCCGAACGCAACGTGGAACTTCTTGCGGGCAAGATGGCTCGCCTCTTGGATCTGCTCAACCAGACACCCAACTCCACCTTCAACGTGAGTCAGAGCCGCAGCCGCGCAAAAACAGTGGCCACCTTGGCTTATCTCCACAACGGCAAACTTGATTACCCGGCTCGGATCCTGCGTTACATGCAGGATCCTGAGCTGCACGGGTTGATGTTCAGCGTTCGCAACAAGCCCGCTGCCGAACTGATCTGAACTCGATCAGCACAACGCACCTAAGGCGGCCAGCCGCAGCTGAAGGGCCTGCCAATTAAAACTGCGGGGATCAGCCCTAGCTGCACCGAGATCCACATGGCGGTGGGTGGTGATGTGCTCAAACGGAATTCGGTACTGCTTCATCCAGTCGGCCAGCACAACAGCCAGCGCCTCGTATTGCAGGGTTGTGTAGCCGCTGTGAGCAGGGGCATCGTCTTCACCGTCAAGCGGTGTTTCCAGGCTCACATGCAGAGCGAAGTTGTTAACGGATCCCGACATCGAGGGATTGGTGATGTCCCAACGCCCATCAAAGGCTGAATAGCCAGCGCCAAAGGCCCGTTGGCTGGGATCAAGGGTTTGAACCACCTGTCCATCTTCGCCGATCAGCAGGTGGTAGCTCACTTGGTCATCGTCATGGGGATGGTGCGTGGTGAACGTGTTGATCGCTGAACCGATGCCGTAGACGGTTTCATGCAGCACCACAAGCGATGGAGTGGGGTCTACACGGTTGCCGTAGGCATCAAGGTTGGTGCGCTGGCCAAAGTTGCTGGGGTCGATAGCGACGGTCTTGACCTGGCCCGGAAGGCTGGTCTGCAAGCTGCGCATGCGACTCACCAAGGCCTGATCGTTAACCCGGCATTGACGAGCCAACGGACTGATCCAGGGCTCGTGCTCTGGCGGAGCCGGGGCCTGGATTGCGGGGCCTGTCTTAGGAAGAGCTTCGCTGAACGACTGCCGCCAGTTATGCATGGCAATCATGGTGAGTGTCAGGAAGACACCGCCACCCAACACAGCAGCGGGCCACCAAGAACGGCGCGGCGGCCTTGCTCCCGCGAACAGTCTCACCATCAGCTCACTGCGCAGGAATGCTGGTGCAACCAGGCCCTCTGTCGCTGCAGCACAGCAGCGCTGGGATCCGGCAGCCGCTTGAGGCGATAACGCTCCACCTGTGGTGAATCGGCCAGGAGGTTGAGGCAACGGAGCTGGGAGCGTCGGCAAATCAACAACGCGTGCTGCTGACCCGCGGCCAGGGCTGAGCCCAGGTCAACCGGCTGACGCAGGCGCCGCTGATCGATGGCCAGAAGTTCATCGCCCACCATCACACCGGCTCGTTCAGCAGGGCCGCCGCGCACCACCCGTGTTGCGACCAGCTGGCCGCCCTCGTGGCGTGCACGAAGTCCCGCGTAGGGATTCGCTGCCATCTCCGCCTCCAGAGCAAGACCTACCCCCGATAGGTAGCGATCCAGATCCGGATCGTCGAGTCCATGCAGCCAGACGGGTATCTGCTGCTGCAACTCAGGCGCACACGCCGCAAAGGTCGCGACCAGATCGTCTTCGCTGTAACCCCGACCCCAACGACCGTGAGATCTCCAGAGGCTGCGCAACACGTCCATGAGTGAAGACTCAGCAGCGCGCAGATGCAGATCAAGGCAGAGAGCGATAACGGCGCCTTTCAGGTAGTAGCTGATTTGGCTATCAGCGGCATAGGCATCGGCCTTGTAAAGCTTCACCCAAGCCTCTTCGCTGCTGCTGCGCAGACATTGCACCTGGCGACCGGGCGTGAGTTTGTAGCGGCTCAGATCGTCGCCCAGGTCGCTCAGTAGAGCCTCGGCATCGCTGAGGCCTGCTGAGAGGGGCAAGAACTGATCGAGGTAGCTCGTCACACCTTCTGCAAACCAGAGGGTGGGCACGATCGGTGGAGCGTGATAATCGATCGGGCTGAGCTGCGCCGGGCGTAACCGGCGCACATTCCATTGGTGCAGGTATTCATGGGCTACCAGTTGCAGGAAGCGCCGGTAGCCATCGGGCTTCTCCAGGTTGCGCCGCCCGAAGACCAGCACAGTGCTGTCGTCATGCTCGAGCCCGCCATAGCCCTCATCCAACAGATGCAGGATCACGAGGTAATGGCCAGAAGCCGGTTGATCCACATCCATCAATCGGCAGCAGGCCTCACACACAGCTGTGAGATCGGCCAACAGTTGGGGGTGCCGATCGAGCAGCCATTGCTCATCGCCGCCATCCCCAGCCCAAATCACGAGCCGATGGGAAACACCCAACACGGTGAACAGAAGCTCGTTATGGGGTCCTGCTTCTAGTGGCGAATCGATCAGGTGATCGAAGTGCCGGGCCTGCCAGCGCGAGCCCTGTTGCGGCAGCGGGACAAAAGCCTGCCAACCCATGGGAAGGCTGCAGCTGAGCGCATGGGGGCTCCAGCGCTCGCCCTCCACTTCCAACACCACGGCAGCCAAGGCCAGAAAGCCATGCTGCTGATCGAGATGGCAGGTGCGCACACTGAGCTCTGTGGCCAGGACGCGATAACTGATCTGCAGCTCACCCCCTTCCGGGTTGCAGTCACAC
Coding sequences:
- a CDS encoding D-alanyl-D-alanine carboxypeptidase/D-alanyl-D-alanine-endopeptidase, yielding MASGAVLPLAFHLPLQALEQVDPTIPTVAASSLPVAPPPVGLPQLQPHVSCPALQQRIRAAVGGESGVWSISVADARGRLLADVNGTRARIPASNQKLISTAIALDRLGPDYRLTTRLWRQTDGSLQITGEGDPDLNLAQLQRFAKLALGSGGSSAAPGGPVTIQLVEEPKQRWWPQGWHWADRAEAYGAPITRLALTSNALDMAVSNPPGRLQTLLGREIKRQGGSAAIRLVPVTTANTESATLLHEERSVGMHGLLSLANTDSHNFTSEVLLRQGTRNWDLNQARQVAMQWLSTQGLPMAGVNVVDGSGLDRGNRLTSQLLVALMLRMAQHPYAANYWASMAVAGQRGTLRNLWRGTELDGRFRGKTGTISGVRSISGVLDTPDGIRFVSAVSNGAGSPNSTIGEVLRQSRVPGLCPTPAL
- a CDS encoding DUF4330 domain-containing protein produces the protein MAGSSRRFSLVDAGAAAAVLLAAAGVVWSPKLSGTVARATGGLVPVTVMVDVRGVPVANPASVVDAARDAGKVAIVIRNQPHGSVPVEQVIPLQRRLSAVLPDGRVVSAVDPNQDQFPSLDVRFVLKGEGRKGADGVVFGNQNLKIGAPVELEGSTFRVNGSVTGLQVGAS
- a CDS encoding DUF1995 family protein — encoded protein: MLPADLRSAETEAHAAVQAALASQTKGLWTVEMRFEGLRILPVALRQLAALTPAHPEARLLFPDAGATALAKRDAPEQASQLLGLGDLLRLQQADGGSDGLVLLAAPTPADYEQVESLCAQHRGSLVMINGRLEDAAIGIGTVARERRKGFLSEWQAAYGLIPTAEGALRRTYPDDWQFYRCDPDGYRHVCSFETRPDREAQLEALEEAAR
- a CDS encoding cysteine desulfurase family protein, producing the protein MAPLPLSGYLDCCATTPVASEVAAAMAAVQAEAWGNPSSLHGFGLAAAEQLERARQGLGELLGCRQSRLVITSGGSEAIHLALLGAAPTLEGGAARPRLLISAVEHPATRAAAEALQRRGWQLQLLPVNREGSLDLQELQRWLEPPTRLVSVIWGQSEVGTVQAIEAIGGLCRQAGVLLHVDAVQILGHRPIAMDLLPVDLLSLAAHKIQGPRGVGALLVAEGVKLQACIGGGGQEGGLRAGTEPVALVAGFEAALRLCQQRLDAHGGNDPARHWRDQLLMRLLEQPGLELSGPNPIQSGWADRLPHHLSLLVRHPGGDWLAGRQLVGALWRQGFACSSGSACSSSGSPASPVLAAMGYGPAAAASGLRVSLGPWHGAELLEQFPAALERARAAL
- the dapF gene encoding diaminopimelate epimerase — protein: MSSPSKSQFNNLQGELSFSKYQGLGNDFLMLDGRSATDSEFVFGLTPALVVELCDRRFGVGGDGVILALPPNNGGELRMRIFNADGTEPEMCGNGIRCLARFLADRDGDGAGRTWQIDTLAGRIVPELLPDGTIRVDMGAPFLQPEQVPTTLELGSAGLPQGELQVDGEVFAVAAAGMGNPHVVIPVPLVDEIDLERFGALLERHPAFPAKTNVHFVQVMAPDHLVMRVWERGAGPTLACGTGACATLVACHSLGLCQRQARLDLPGGPLQIHWDAGSSKVFMDGPAEHVFDGLIPDPRAVADARQQASTQAPRLDSVAPTPAASQQQVEPEIDCATVCTNGCIRPEHCPSAEARARVEALLSGSSLDDLVSLATNSLESRTRARFERDTGLSG
- the leuS gene encoding leucine--tRNA ligase translates to MAHKPPLDPSPSVSESSRYQPQSIETGWQHAWRDNGLHDTPALQDGDEAFYALSMFPYPSGNLHMGHVRNYVITDVVARVQRLRGKKVLHPMGWDAFGLPAENAAIERGVDPGGWTDQNIASMREQLNQLGLSIDWDREVATCHADYYRWTQWLFLQFLEAGLAYQKDATVNWDPIDQTVLANEQVDSEGRSWRSGALVEKRKLRQWFLKITDYAQQLLDDLNQLEGWPERVRTMQANWIGRSSGAELQFTVVDDAGNDSAERITVFTTRPDTIFGASYVVLAPEHPLVVQLTTAEQQIAVEAFCDIVSRQSEQERTADDKPKRGVPIGAQVRNPASGELIPIWIADYVLAEYGTGAVMGVPAHDQRDFLFARQYELPVQQVIIPEGSDEHAFEGGAWTEGGVLIHSGRFDGLPNGQAKQAVTAAAAAEGWGQEKIQFRLRDWLISRQRYWGCPIPVIHCDSCGVVPVPAEQLPVELPRDVAFSGKGASPLAQLESWVNVSCPCCGKPAKRETDTMDTFMCSSWYFLRYSDAKNSQLPFSKEAVNSWLPVNQYVGGIEHAILHLLYSRFFTKVLRDRGLLSFDEPFTRLLTQGMVQGITYKNPHTGKYIAPADVADPTDPRDPLTSDVLETFFEKMSKSKYNGVDPAVVIDKYGADTARMFILFKAPPEKDLEWDDADVEGQFRFLQRLWRLVDSACDRGLSLAAGAGNAEAVAQAQSEASASGGLKPDEQELRRAVHTAITEISDDLDGDYQFNTAVSELMKLSNAMSSHLEGSAEVFACEALRTLLILLAPFAPHLAEELWLKLGGRNSGDSLAGSSIHAQRWPVADASALVRDTVPLVIQIKGKVRGNLEVPADADKASLEKLALESDIAAKWLEGKAPSRVIVVPGKLVNLVP